One window of Vespa velutina chromosome 2, iVesVel2.1, whole genome shotgun sequence genomic DNA carries:
- the LOC124957693 gene encoding lamin Dm0-like isoform X2, translating into MSTKTSKKTSGTASATNTSGVQTPPPPQTSTPIGGGQRPGSPLSPTRYSRLQEKQDLQNLNNRLACYIDKVRHLEAENSRLTREVHTTQETSTREVSNIKSMYEQELSDTRKLLDDTAKERAKLEIDTKRLWDTSEEFKNKLEKKTKDLQIAERNLSLCEARISDLTSQLTQSQTERKKITDKDRELEKENERLNAALNDTRHHLEEETLQRIDLENHIQSLKEDISFKDQVYQQELTETRTRRQVEISEIDGRLAEQYEAKLQQSLQELRDQYEAQMRANREEIELLYENKIKNLTSHAQRNSDAASSAIEELRQTRSGIDTLKQRINELEASTNALNSRIRDLESLRENERIRYTENIAAYEAELARMRDEMAQQLQEYQDLMDIKVALDLEIAAYRKLLESEEARLNITPSQSGISCVVQSSSRSTPARQTPLRGGKRKRTLLEESEERSSSDYSISGTARGDIEITEADPQGRYVKLTNKGNKEIGLSGWQILRKAGTLETLFKFHRTAKLDAGGSVTVWSADIGATHEPPSNIVMKGQKWFIAENMTTVLLNNESEEMATSERKRQQLSTSVSRHRESLGFRPAEDLYHQQRRYLYPY; encoded by the exons atgtCTACGAAAACGAGTAAGAAAACGTCTGGAACGGCGTCGGCAACTAATACGAGTGGCGTACAAACACCACCGCCACCTCAAACGTCCACGCCTATCGGCGGTGGACAAAGGCCTGGTAGTCCATTAAGTCCAACGCGTTATTCTCGTTTACAAGAGAAACAGGATTTACAAAATCTGAACAATCGTCTCGCGTGTTATATTGACAAGGTGCGGCATCTCGAAGCCGAAAATTCAAGACTCACGCGGGAAGTGCATACTACGCAGGAAACAAGTACCCGGGAGGTTTCCAATATAAAGTCTATGTACGAGCAAGAATTGTCCGATACTAGAAAGTTATTGGACGATACCGCAAAGGAACGCGCCAAACTCGAGATAGATACCAAACGATTATGGGATACTAGCgaggaatttaaaaataa attGGAAAAGAAGACAAAGGATTTGCAAATAGCCGAAAGGAATTTGAGTTTGTGCGAGGCTAGAATCAGCGATTTGACATCTCAATTAACTCAAAGTCAAACCGAACGTAAGAAAATTACAGATAAGGATAGAGAATTGGAAAAGGAGAATGAACGTTTGAACGCGGCACTGAACGATACTCGCCATCATCTCGAGGAAGAAACATTACAACGTATCGATCTTGAAAATCATATTCAAAGTCTTAAAGAGGATATTAGCTTTAAAGATCAGGTTTATCAGCAGGAGCTTACTGAAACGCGTACGAGGCGACAg gtTGAAATCTCTGAAATTGATGGAAGATTGGCCGAACAATATGAAGCAAAATTACAACAGTCATTGCAAGAATTACGTGATCAATATGAGGCACAGATGCGTGCCAATCGTGAGGagattgaattattatatgagAACAAGATCAAAAACTTGACTTCTCATGCTCAACGTAATAGTGATGCAGCTAGCTCAGCCATCGAGGAATTGAGACAGACTCGATCTGGTATTGATACTCTTAAGCAGAGGATCAACGAACTTGAGGCTTCTACCAATGCTTTGAATTCAAGAATCCG GGATTTAGAAAGTCTGCGAGAGAACGAACGTATCCGATATACAGAAAATATAGCCGCTTATGAGGCGGAATTAGCTCGAATGAGAGATGAAATGGCTCAACAATTACAAGAATATCAAGATTTAATGGATATAAAGGTTGCTCTTGACTTGGAGATTGCTGCATATCGTAAATTGTTAGAATCCGAGGAAGCTAG ATTAAATATAACACCATCACAAAGTGGTATCAGTTGCGTGGTACAGAGTAGCAGTAGAAGTACTCCAGCGAGACAAACGCCTCTTAGAGGTGGAAAGAGGAAGCGAACGTTATTGGAGGAAAGTGAAGAACGTAGTAGTAGTGACTATAGTATCAGTGGTACAGCTAGGGGTGATATTGAGATAACAGAAGCTGATCCTCAAGGTCGATATGTAAAACTTACTAACAAGGGTAACAAA GAGATTGGACTTAGTGGTTGGCAAATTCTTCGCAAAGCTGGAACATTAGAAACACTTTTTAAATTCCATCGAACTGCAAAATTAGATGCGGGTGGAAGTGTAACTGTATGGTCGGCCGATATCGGTGCAACGCACGAGCCACCGTCCAATATCGTTATGAAGGGTCAAAAATGGTTCATTGCCGAAAATATGACTACAGTTTTGTTAAACAATGAATCAGAA GAAATGGCAAcgtctgaaagaaaaagacaacaaTTGTCCACATCTGTATCGCGACATAGAGAAAGTTTAGGATTCCGACCTGCGGAAGATCTTTATCACCAGCAG
- the LOC124957693 gene encoding lamin Dm0-like isoform X1, which produces MSTKTSKKTSGTASATNTSGVQTPPPPQTSTPIGGGQRPGSPLSPTRYSRLQEKQDLQNLNNRLACYIDKVRHLEAENSRLTREVHTTQETSTREVSNIKSMYEQELSDTRKLLDDTAKERAKLEIDTKRLWDTSEEFKNKLEKKTKDLQIAERNLSLCEARISDLTSQLTQSQTERKKITDKDRELEKENERLNAALNDTRHHLEEETLQRIDLENHIQSLKEDISFKDQVYQQELTETRTRRQVEISEIDGRLAEQYEAKLQQSLQELRDQYEAQMRANREEIELLYENKIKNLTSHAQRNSDAASSAIEELRQTRSGIDTLKQRINELEASTNALNSRIRDLESLRENERIRYTENIAAYEAELARMRDEMAQQLQEYQDLMDIKVALDLEIAAYRKLLESEEARLNITPSQSGISCVVQSSSRSTPARQTPLRGGKRKRTLLEESEERSSSDYSISGTARGDIEITEADPQGRYVKLTNKGNKEIGLSGWQILRKAGTLETLFKFHRTAKLDAGGSVTVWSADIGATHEPPSNIVMKGQKWFIAENMTTVLLNNESEEMATSERKRQQLSTSVSRHRESLGFRPAEDLYHQQDDPPSQERCRLM; this is translated from the exons atgtCTACGAAAACGAGTAAGAAAACGTCTGGAACGGCGTCGGCAACTAATACGAGTGGCGTACAAACACCACCGCCACCTCAAACGTCCACGCCTATCGGCGGTGGACAAAGGCCTGGTAGTCCATTAAGTCCAACGCGTTATTCTCGTTTACAAGAGAAACAGGATTTACAAAATCTGAACAATCGTCTCGCGTGTTATATTGACAAGGTGCGGCATCTCGAAGCCGAAAATTCAAGACTCACGCGGGAAGTGCATACTACGCAGGAAACAAGTACCCGGGAGGTTTCCAATATAAAGTCTATGTACGAGCAAGAATTGTCCGATACTAGAAAGTTATTGGACGATACCGCAAAGGAACGCGCCAAACTCGAGATAGATACCAAACGATTATGGGATACTAGCgaggaatttaaaaataa attGGAAAAGAAGACAAAGGATTTGCAAATAGCCGAAAGGAATTTGAGTTTGTGCGAGGCTAGAATCAGCGATTTGACATCTCAATTAACTCAAAGTCAAACCGAACGTAAGAAAATTACAGATAAGGATAGAGAATTGGAAAAGGAGAATGAACGTTTGAACGCGGCACTGAACGATACTCGCCATCATCTCGAGGAAGAAACATTACAACGTATCGATCTTGAAAATCATATTCAAAGTCTTAAAGAGGATATTAGCTTTAAAGATCAGGTTTATCAGCAGGAGCTTACTGAAACGCGTACGAGGCGACAg gtTGAAATCTCTGAAATTGATGGAAGATTGGCCGAACAATATGAAGCAAAATTACAACAGTCATTGCAAGAATTACGTGATCAATATGAGGCACAGATGCGTGCCAATCGTGAGGagattgaattattatatgagAACAAGATCAAAAACTTGACTTCTCATGCTCAACGTAATAGTGATGCAGCTAGCTCAGCCATCGAGGAATTGAGACAGACTCGATCTGGTATTGATACTCTTAAGCAGAGGATCAACGAACTTGAGGCTTCTACCAATGCTTTGAATTCAAGAATCCG GGATTTAGAAAGTCTGCGAGAGAACGAACGTATCCGATATACAGAAAATATAGCCGCTTATGAGGCGGAATTAGCTCGAATGAGAGATGAAATGGCTCAACAATTACAAGAATATCAAGATTTAATGGATATAAAGGTTGCTCTTGACTTGGAGATTGCTGCATATCGTAAATTGTTAGAATCCGAGGAAGCTAG ATTAAATATAACACCATCACAAAGTGGTATCAGTTGCGTGGTACAGAGTAGCAGTAGAAGTACTCCAGCGAGACAAACGCCTCTTAGAGGTGGAAAGAGGAAGCGAACGTTATTGGAGGAAAGTGAAGAACGTAGTAGTAGTGACTATAGTATCAGTGGTACAGCTAGGGGTGATATTGAGATAACAGAAGCTGATCCTCAAGGTCGATATGTAAAACTTACTAACAAGGGTAACAAA GAGATTGGACTTAGTGGTTGGCAAATTCTTCGCAAAGCTGGAACATTAGAAACACTTTTTAAATTCCATCGAACTGCAAAATTAGATGCGGGTGGAAGTGTAACTGTATGGTCGGCCGATATCGGTGCAACGCACGAGCCACCGTCCAATATCGTTATGAAGGGTCAAAAATGGTTCATTGCCGAAAATATGACTACAGTTTTGTTAAACAATGAATCAGAA GAAATGGCAAcgtctgaaagaaaaagacaacaaTTGTCCACATCTGTATCGCGACATAGAGAAAGTTTAGGATTCCGACCTGCGGAAGATCTTTATCACCAGCAG
- the LOC124946887 gene encoding ribosomal protein S6 kinase alpha-5-like isoform X1, with amino-acid sequence MLKRRGASNKMKNPEHESGYFEDGSDGSDVEVNVEETIVDEDRKCGSACYGLTKAIHSLDVRDSHEHLANGYEDRSNGVNLEDSGGQRVDMSHFDLLKVLGTGAYGKVFLVRKRMGTDAGRLYAMKVLKKASIVQKKKTTEHTKTERQVLEAVRDSPFLVTLHYAFQTDAKLHLILDYVSGGELFTHLYQREHFTEDEVRIYIGEVILALERLHKLGIIYRDIKLENILLDREGHIVLTDFGLSKEFLPHERDSNARAYSFCGTIEYMAPEVVRGGSAGHDIAVDWWSVGVLTYELLTGASPFTVEGEKNTQQEISRRILKTEPPIPSHLNPTVRNFISRLLVKDPRQRLGGGPRDAKELKEHPFFKKAPPPFTWDALEKRQIAPPFVPRITHELDTSNFSDEFTKMVAADSPAVVPPNHDKIFRGYSYVAPSILFSENVVSRDIFLEETEATTESQRPSASDVLAARFEESTFFQTYELDLREEALGDGSFSVCRKCRHRKTAQEFAVKIVSRRMDCGREASLLRSCQGHPNVVKLLEVHQDRAHTYLVMELLSGGELLRRPRPFTEQQASRVMRQLASAVRFMHARGVVHRDLKPENIVFVHEGEDSPVKIVDFGFARIKRGCEPLHTPCFTLPYAAPEVIARQGYDQSCDLWSLGAILYSILFRNATIFVNGSPDLASRIRSGEINFDSNSWCHISPLAKQVVKGLLTVDPNKRLTAMALANHPWLMESTNTTEPNVSDTTTSCLPTSSSDRLEGFRLREVDGAKLAQRRKLHKRSTSSSVSSSASTTSSTLSVPLVRPSSTSTNVTTSASPAQPIAFDFGEEKVNEYLSSLSSSSDSNSPKINNHRHPEGKSKRRKRDMTDDDPYQQGCSKTKRHKRHNDLDGESSYQSNNNRNGPVTRSRKRKLEQNVCNSDSSMESYGSSSYTDKKEVNVHRKQKAGKRPKRFTTITVE; translated from the exons TGAATCTCGAAGACAGTGGTGGTCAAAGAGTGGATATGTCTCATTTCGACTTATTGAAGGTCCTGGGAACCGGAG CTTACGGTAAAGTGTTTCTGGTACGGAAAAGAATGGGAACCGATGCTGGTCGTCTTTATGCTATGAAGGTCTTGAAGAAAGCCTCGAtcgtacaaaagaaaaaaacaaccgAACATACGAAGACCGAGAGGCAAGTTCTCGAAGCTGTTAGGGACAGTCCTTTTTTAGTAACGCTCCATTATGCTTTTCAAACTGACGccaaattacatttaattttag atTATGTTAGTGGAGGCGAATTGTTCACTCATTTATATCAACGAGAACATTTTACCGAAGACGAAGTAAGGATTTATATCGGCGAAGTAATATTGGCTTTGGAACGTTTACACAAG tTGGGTATCATATACAGAGACATCAAACTGGAAAACATATTACTCGATAGGGAAGGACATATAGTCCTTACAGACTTTGGATTGAGTAAAGAATTCTTACCGCATGAAAGAGATAGCAACGCACGAGCATACTCGTTTTGCGGTACTATCGAGTACATGGCACCGGAAGTGGTACGAGGGGGCTCCGCAGGCCACGATATT GCTGTGGATTGGTGGAGTGTGGGCGTGCTAACTTACGAGCTTCTTACTGGCGCCTCTCCTTTTACGGtcgagggagagaaaaatacaCAGCAGGAGATCTCGAGGAGAATATTAAAGACCGAGCCACCGATACCAAGTCATCTTAATCCAACAGTAAGAAACTTTATCTCGCGTTTGTTGGTGAAGGATCCACGTCAAAGACTAGGCGGTGGACCGCGCGACGCCAAGGAATTGAAGGAACATCCATTCTTTAAAAAGGCACCGCCACCTTTCACCTGGGATGCTTTAGAAAAACGACAGATAGCACCGCCATTTGTGCCACGTATAACGCACGAACTTGACACCAGTAATTTCTCGGACGAATTTACAAAAATGGTCGCTGCTGATAGTCCAGCAGTTGTACCGCCTAAtcacgataaaatttttcgg gGTTACTCTTACGTGGCACCATCGATATTATTCAGCGAGAACGTAGTAAGCAGAGATATCTTCCTAGAGGAAACAGAAGCTACTACAGAATCTCAAAGGCCATCGGCATCGGACGTTTTAGCGGCACGATTCGAAGAGTCAACGTTCTTTCAGACGTATGAGCTTGATCTACGAGAGGAAGCATTAGGCGATGGAAGTTTTTCGGTATGTCGTAAATGTCGACACAGAAAAACGGCTCAGGAATTTGCTGTGAAGATCGTTAGCAGGCGTATGGATTGTGGTAGGGAAGCTAGCTTGCTACGTAGTTGCCAAGGCCATCCAAACGTGGTCAAGTTGCTCGAGGTACATCAAGATAGAGCGCATACATATCTAGTGATGGAATTACTCTCGGGAGGTGAATTGTTGAGAAGACCAAGGCCATTCACCGAGCAACAGGCAAGTCGTGTTATGAGGCAATTGGCGTCCGCGGTACGTTTCATGCACGCTCGTGGCGTTGTCCATCGAGATCTTAAACCAGAAAATATTGTCTTCGTTCACGAAGGCGAAGATTCGCCGGTCAAGATCGTTGACTTTGGTTTCGCTAGGATAAAACGTGGCTGCGAACCATTACACACACCTTGTTTTACCCTACCTTATGCAGCACCAGAAGTGATTGCCAGACAGGGATACGATCAGAGTTGCGATCTATGGAGTTTAGGTGCAATATTGTATTCCATATTATTCCGTAATGCAACAATATTTGTAAATGGCTCGCCGGATCTGGCATCGCGCATTAGATCAGgcgaaattaatttcgattctAACAGTTGGTGTCATATATCACCTTTGGCCAAGCAAGTGGTAAAAGGTTTATTGACGGTCGATCCGAACAAAAGACTCACCGCTATGGCACTTGCCAATCATCCTTGGTTAATGGAATCAACTAACACGACCGAACCAAACGTATCAGACACTACTACATCGTGTCTTCCTACATCATCGTCGGATAGACTCGAAGGTTTTCGTTTACGAGAAGTGGATGGAGCTAAATTAGCTCAAAGACGTAAATTACACAAACGTTCGACTTCTAGTTCAGTATCTTCCTCGGCATCGACAACTTCCTCCACCCTTTCTGTTCCATTGGTACGACCATCCAGCACGAGTACCAACGTAACCACTTCTGCATCACCTGCTCAACCTATTGCCTTTGACTTTGGAGAGGAGAAAGTAAACGAATATTTGAGTTCGTTGTCGTCTTCCTCCGACTCCAATTCTCCAAAGATAAATAATCATCGACATCCGGAAGGAAAGTCAAAACGACGCAAACGTGACATGACCGACGATGATCCTTATCAACAAGGATGTTCAAAAACTAAACGACATAAACGACACAACGATTTAGACGGCGAATCATCCTATcaaagtaataacaatagaaatgGACCGGTTACAAGatcgagaaaacgaaaattagAACAAAATGTATGTAATTCAGACAGCTCAATGGAATCATATGGATCCTCCTCTTATACCGACAAAAAAGAAGTCAATGTTCATCGAAAACAAAAAGCTGGTAAACGGCCCAAACGCTTTACTACGATCACAGTGGAGTAA
- the LOC124946887 gene encoding ribosomal protein S6 kinase alpha-5-like isoform X2, with translation MENAMRPPLPPPPLNMPESANTEQTVTHVLTFVNLEDSGGQRVDMSHFDLLKVLGTGAYGKVFLVRKRMGTDAGRLYAMKVLKKASIVQKKKTTEHTKTERQVLEAVRDSPFLVTLHYAFQTDAKLHLILDYVSGGELFTHLYQREHFTEDEVRIYIGEVILALERLHKLGIIYRDIKLENILLDREGHIVLTDFGLSKEFLPHERDSNARAYSFCGTIEYMAPEVVRGGSAGHDIAVDWWSVGVLTYELLTGASPFTVEGEKNTQQEISRRILKTEPPIPSHLNPTVRNFISRLLVKDPRQRLGGGPRDAKELKEHPFFKKAPPPFTWDALEKRQIAPPFVPRITHELDTSNFSDEFTKMVAADSPAVVPPNHDKIFRGYSYVAPSILFSENVVSRDIFLEETEATTESQRPSASDVLAARFEESTFFQTYELDLREEALGDGSFSVCRKCRHRKTAQEFAVKIVSRRMDCGREASLLRSCQGHPNVVKLLEVHQDRAHTYLVMELLSGGELLRRPRPFTEQQASRVMRQLASAVRFMHARGVVHRDLKPENIVFVHEGEDSPVKIVDFGFARIKRGCEPLHTPCFTLPYAAPEVIARQGYDQSCDLWSLGAILYSILFRNATIFVNGSPDLASRIRSGEINFDSNSWCHISPLAKQVVKGLLTVDPNKRLTAMALANHPWLMESTNTTEPNVSDTTTSCLPTSSSDRLEGFRLREVDGAKLAQRRKLHKRSTSSSVSSSASTTSSTLSVPLVRPSSTSTNVTTSASPAQPIAFDFGEEKVNEYLSSLSSSSDSNSPKINNHRHPEGKSKRRKRDMTDDDPYQQGCSKTKRHKRHNDLDGESSYQSNNNRNGPVTRSRKRKLEQNVCNSDSSMESYGSSSYTDKKEVNVHRKQKAGKRPKRFTTITVE, from the exons TGAATCTCGAAGACAGTGGTGGTCAAAGAGTGGATATGTCTCATTTCGACTTATTGAAGGTCCTGGGAACCGGAG CTTACGGTAAAGTGTTTCTGGTACGGAAAAGAATGGGAACCGATGCTGGTCGTCTTTATGCTATGAAGGTCTTGAAGAAAGCCTCGAtcgtacaaaagaaaaaaacaaccgAACATACGAAGACCGAGAGGCAAGTTCTCGAAGCTGTTAGGGACAGTCCTTTTTTAGTAACGCTCCATTATGCTTTTCAAACTGACGccaaattacatttaattttag atTATGTTAGTGGAGGCGAATTGTTCACTCATTTATATCAACGAGAACATTTTACCGAAGACGAAGTAAGGATTTATATCGGCGAAGTAATATTGGCTTTGGAACGTTTACACAAG tTGGGTATCATATACAGAGACATCAAACTGGAAAACATATTACTCGATAGGGAAGGACATATAGTCCTTACAGACTTTGGATTGAGTAAAGAATTCTTACCGCATGAAAGAGATAGCAACGCACGAGCATACTCGTTTTGCGGTACTATCGAGTACATGGCACCGGAAGTGGTACGAGGGGGCTCCGCAGGCCACGATATT GCTGTGGATTGGTGGAGTGTGGGCGTGCTAACTTACGAGCTTCTTACTGGCGCCTCTCCTTTTACGGtcgagggagagaaaaatacaCAGCAGGAGATCTCGAGGAGAATATTAAAGACCGAGCCACCGATACCAAGTCATCTTAATCCAACAGTAAGAAACTTTATCTCGCGTTTGTTGGTGAAGGATCCACGTCAAAGACTAGGCGGTGGACCGCGCGACGCCAAGGAATTGAAGGAACATCCATTCTTTAAAAAGGCACCGCCACCTTTCACCTGGGATGCTTTAGAAAAACGACAGATAGCACCGCCATTTGTGCCACGTATAACGCACGAACTTGACACCAGTAATTTCTCGGACGAATTTACAAAAATGGTCGCTGCTGATAGTCCAGCAGTTGTACCGCCTAAtcacgataaaatttttcgg gGTTACTCTTACGTGGCACCATCGATATTATTCAGCGAGAACGTAGTAAGCAGAGATATCTTCCTAGAGGAAACAGAAGCTACTACAGAATCTCAAAGGCCATCGGCATCGGACGTTTTAGCGGCACGATTCGAAGAGTCAACGTTCTTTCAGACGTATGAGCTTGATCTACGAGAGGAAGCATTAGGCGATGGAAGTTTTTCGGTATGTCGTAAATGTCGACACAGAAAAACGGCTCAGGAATTTGCTGTGAAGATCGTTAGCAGGCGTATGGATTGTGGTAGGGAAGCTAGCTTGCTACGTAGTTGCCAAGGCCATCCAAACGTGGTCAAGTTGCTCGAGGTACATCAAGATAGAGCGCATACATATCTAGTGATGGAATTACTCTCGGGAGGTGAATTGTTGAGAAGACCAAGGCCATTCACCGAGCAACAGGCAAGTCGTGTTATGAGGCAATTGGCGTCCGCGGTACGTTTCATGCACGCTCGTGGCGTTGTCCATCGAGATCTTAAACCAGAAAATATTGTCTTCGTTCACGAAGGCGAAGATTCGCCGGTCAAGATCGTTGACTTTGGTTTCGCTAGGATAAAACGTGGCTGCGAACCATTACACACACCTTGTTTTACCCTACCTTATGCAGCACCAGAAGTGATTGCCAGACAGGGATACGATCAGAGTTGCGATCTATGGAGTTTAGGTGCAATATTGTATTCCATATTATTCCGTAATGCAACAATATTTGTAAATGGCTCGCCGGATCTGGCATCGCGCATTAGATCAGgcgaaattaatttcgattctAACAGTTGGTGTCATATATCACCTTTGGCCAAGCAAGTGGTAAAAGGTTTATTGACGGTCGATCCGAACAAAAGACTCACCGCTATGGCACTTGCCAATCATCCTTGGTTAATGGAATCAACTAACACGACCGAACCAAACGTATCAGACACTACTACATCGTGTCTTCCTACATCATCGTCGGATAGACTCGAAGGTTTTCGTTTACGAGAAGTGGATGGAGCTAAATTAGCTCAAAGACGTAAATTACACAAACGTTCGACTTCTAGTTCAGTATCTTCCTCGGCATCGACAACTTCCTCCACCCTTTCTGTTCCATTGGTACGACCATCCAGCACGAGTACCAACGTAACCACTTCTGCATCACCTGCTCAACCTATTGCCTTTGACTTTGGAGAGGAGAAAGTAAACGAATATTTGAGTTCGTTGTCGTCTTCCTCCGACTCCAATTCTCCAAAGATAAATAATCATCGACATCCGGAAGGAAAGTCAAAACGACGCAAACGTGACATGACCGACGATGATCCTTATCAACAAGGATGTTCAAAAACTAAACGACATAAACGACACAACGATTTAGACGGCGAATCATCCTATcaaagtaataacaatagaaatgGACCGGTTACAAGatcgagaaaacgaaaattagAACAAAATGTATGTAATTCAGACAGCTCAATGGAATCATATGGATCCTCCTCTTATACCGACAAAAAAGAAGTCAATGTTCATCGAAAACAAAAAGCTGGTAAACGGCCCAAACGCTTTACTACGATCACAGTGGAGTAA